TAATGCTTGGCCAGTCATAGATTTTCAATAAGTTATCTATTTAATGAATTCCAttctcctttgttttcatttgattAGTTGTTATGTATTCACAACTTTCTCATTTATCAAGTTTTACAATTACAGTATTTTAACTTAATGTTTtatgtagatggacataatacctttatttttatgtggtgctgaggatcaaaaccttTTAATACCActgaaagagggaaaggaagactTTAGAGTGCATCCTAGATCAGTAGGGTTGGAACCATCTACAAATAGAGCATTTTAATTCCCAATCCATAggatatacacacatgtacacttAGCAAAAGGTAGACTTTGCTCCTTAGATTGATGTATTTTATATTAGTTAAGCGATCATCCTATGTTAATCCAGATTAATTAGCCATGTTATGTATTTCTGTTTAGGATAGCCAAGAGAAAAATGGATGAACAGAGTTTCTTTGGTGGATTGCTTCATGTGTGCTATGCTCCAGAATTTGAGACAGttgaagaaaccagaaaaaaattagaagagagaAAGGCTTACATAGCAAGAACtactaaaaataaaggtatgaaaaGCCTGTTATTAAACACCTCCTATGTGTTAGGTGGGCACTCTTCTAAGTATGCCAACATTGAGTTCCCAGTCTAGGGTAAGTAAAGGATCATATTTATTAACTATAAATCAGTGTTCTCTGCAGCACTGTGCATAATCTGGCCTAGAAAGGGAGAGATGTTTGTTCATAGCAGATTTCCTACAAGTATATAAGAAGTGGTTGCATTTTGAAGGCTAACACTACCCataagggaagaggaagagatggaaAAGTGAGCCAGGCAACACGTTTAGAACCTTagaggagctgggtgtggtggcacgtgcctgtaatcccggtgactcaaaaggctgatgcaggaggatcaagaagttcaaaaccagccttggcaacttagcaaggccctaagcaatttagtgaggccctatcttaagatcaaaaacataaaaagagatgGGGCTAGGGAACTGTTGAGAATTCTTGGTcaattttagatataaaaatgaCCCTTAACTTGTGGATTATACACAGGAGAATTTATGTGTATGGAAAAGGAAATTACAGAATATTAGTGTAAAGAGAAAGAcctttgttctcatttttataggtgaggaaagtAAAGCTCAGAAAGTTTATGACTGGTTTATCTCTCTAGAGATAAAATAGGGACAAAAGAGCAATTAAGACCCATCTTTGGATTCTCTAGAGCTCACTTCTAAATTGCTTTATACGTTACAGTATTGGTGTTAGTAGCCTaactttgtctttctttcctcccaGCTTCCTTTAAGACTTTTTAGCCCTGCCCCTGACTTCAGAATTACGCTGAATTTGGCTCCATCTGAGTGGCAGAGTgatacagtgtttttttttttttttagtatttattttttagttataggtgaacacaatatctttatttttatgtggtgctgaggatcgaacccagtgcctcacgcatggtaggcaagtgctctatctctgagccacaaccccagcccaatatagcATTTTTATGACTTATTTGGCCCTAAACAAAAATAAGCCCTTTCATTTGTAGGATTCTAGCATCTACATGGTACATTTGTATAATTGGTCTCTctttttaaaacgcttttgttatggaaaatttaaaatattcaaaggtAGAGAGATGTGAGATAATGTACCTCACGAGTATTAATGTCAACAATTGTCAATTTCATCTTTACCACACTTCTCACATTGCACTTTGGAGGTGTGGAGGGTAGAATGGGCAGGAGACTTATATAGGCCCTAAAAGTGGGCCTAGCATATCATTTGCTTTAATACTgacaaacaaaaactaagcagCACAATAATGTCTATGTAGTAGAATATTctgaagttaataaaaaaaaactttctatatGGTAACATGGAAGAACTCTGTAAGATCTACAGCtaagaagaaaatgcaaaggTACAAAGAAATGGGTATTAGAAGTTACCTTTTgagtggggagagaaagaagggtaGATGGGAGGAGGAAAAGTAAGACATTCTGATAAATAAGGAAGAATAGTGAATACATATGGTAACTAGAAAACTAAGCATATTGGAAAGCAAGGAAAATATGAAGCTTGACACTTTATACCTTTTTGCTTCTTAAAAAAGCCTTTTTAATGATACAAATATAAGACATTTTGGAGAAGAAtctattaacatttttaagtttttaaaattatatgattctgagtgataaaaacaataaatgaaccatttctattttcctttccctCAACTTTTACATTTATAGAGTATTACTTGACAAAGAAGAAACTGGTTCCAGAGCATAAAAACACACGAGATTTTAGACAAGACTTAAACTCGGACATGTCTGGATTTTGTGCAGCTGCTTCGAATGCTTCCAATGGGAACTCAAATCCTTGTCTTCCTTATTCTTGTGAATTGCCTTTATGTTATTTTGCTTCAAACTGTACTTGTTCATCTGGGGAGCATGTGAATAAAGCATCGAACTTCTATAAGGATGGTAGGAACCATAATGAAACAGTGAAGCATTGTAACCACAGTGACTCTTTGCAAAATATGAACACTTTCAAAAATTCAGTACCTTACTCTGGTACACAGAAGGCTCTAATTCCTCCTTCAGGGTCAATTGACAGGTTTATGCCTAGGACAACAAAACTGCAGGAGCggaaaagaagaagggaagaTGATCGTAAACTTGGAACTTTTCTTGAAACAAACAGTAATGAGGTTATGATTGGACCCAAGTTACCAGACATACCTAAAGTGGACCTTCAGGATGACTCTCTGAATACAACGGCGAACTTAATTCGGAATAAACTTAAAGAGGtagggacatttttaaaaactgttttttcttgtttttaatatttattttttagttatagttggacacaatacctttatttatttatttatttgtatttggtgccaaggatcgaacccagggcgttgcacatgctaggtgagcactctactgctgagccacaaccccagccctaaaaactGTTTTAAGAATTTGgttatagggggctggggttgtggctcagcggcagagcgctcacctagcatgtgccaggcgctgggttcaatcctcagtgcacacaaacacacacacacacaaataaataaataaatccaactgcatttaaaaaatatttaaaaaaaagaatttggttaTAGGACTAAGaactaaatggaaaataatttgtggGATCTATTGAATTGgaattggcttttttttcttttcagtttttagttttcgatgtGTTTTTTTACAGTTCTGTGTTAAATTCACTGAATTTGACTAGCATATGTATTTGCTTTGATAGTAATTCTTCCTTTAAACGGTGAACAGACATATTTTACATCACACTGTAAATACAAAATACTATAATTAGTCTGTGATAGTGGATTGCAGCCCCTGCTCCACCTTTTAAAGCTCCCCAGATAGTCTTAATATGAACCAAAATTGAGCaagaaaattattagaaattatttcttaaattcagAGTTACTACAGCTTACGTCAAATTCAAAGTATTTTGCTTCTGTAATAAACAGCAcctttttgttgtggtggtgctgggagtCAGATTCACAGGCCTTGCCcatgtgaggcaagagctctactgctgagctatgcCCCCAAGTCCAGAAGGTGAAAATTCTAAACGATTGTGTCTTTAGACTGCCTTAAGttctgcatttcttttcctcatattttaaaaaatgttttttacgTGACAGAGTATGTTTcgaaatatatatacatagaataagtataacttgtttcAATTAGGGTTTAAGATCTGCATTTTAAATGTGAACTTCTTAAAAGATTACaactaggctggggatgtggctcaagcggtagcgcgcttgcctggcatgcgtgcggcccaggttcgatcctcagcaccacatacaaacaaagatgttgtgtccaccgaagactaaaaaataaatattaaaaaaaaaataaataaataaaaataaaagattacaaCTAAAATCAGATTGTGCTATAAGGTggtcttttatttaaataataattttcaatttttaaggcacaaataaaagaaaattaacatgtgaattagctaaacacacacacacacaataatttaGATGGAtacagtacatttatttatttgtttatttatttatttatttatttatttatatgtggtgctgaggatcatacccagtgcctcatgcaggctggacaagcactctaccactgagccacaaccctagccctgaattTTCTATTTCAAGTGAAAATTGCTTTACTCTGTTTTTGACTTATTGCCCCCACTTTTTCTGATGTGTTTGgtgtttatttttcctctagGAAATTGAGAATGAtaccattttcttcttattttttcaaaattttcattctCCCAGGCATCCATGTCTCTAAATCTATGAGACATTATCAGTGTTTCAAGAAGGCAAAATCAGGATTATCTATCTGTATCTGTAAAATAACAAATTACTTTAGATCAATAAAAGAATGTTAAAGGAAAGTGTATGttcactttatcttttttttttttttttccagtccttgatattgaacacagggcttcacccatgctaggcaaatgctttataccccagccctgcctccaaATCTTTTCTTGATAAATGGCTTAGAAAACTTTACTCCCACTAATGTTTGGAGTGAAAACTTAAGTGTCTAGGTTGTAGGTTGTACTTCCTACCTTAAACTTGAGCTAACTCTACCTCAAAAGTGATGGTAaggtcaggcacagtggcgcatgcctgtaattccagtggctctggacactgaggcaggagaattttaagtttaaagccagcctcagcaatggtgagatgctaagcaactcagtgagattctgtctctaaataaaatacaaaacaggagtggggatgtggctcaatggtcaagtgcacctgagttcaatctgcagtactaaaaaaaaaaaaaaaaaagtgatggtaAGGATTGTTGTATGTCCAGCCTCTCCTAGCAACTTATTTACACTTATTACTACATACTAAGTTTTaatggttcttttttctttttaaactaggTAATTTCATCTGTGCCAAAGCCTCCAGAAGATAAGTTGGAAGATGTGCCTGCAAGTCGTccattaaaacaaagaagaagaatataaatTGCCAGCAGCAATTTAGTATTTTCtaaagagaatatttattttatttttagtcttttaattctttaaaaagttttattgctggtattttttaatgtacacttttttgttatttcattCAAACTATTATCCAAATACAGTTTCATCTTTGACATATACTTAATATTGCAAAAATGTATCTTTCCTATAACATTCTCATGTTACAATAACCATATGTAAATCAATTGAAGCAAATATGGAAACTTTATAATACAAATAAAGTTAAGCAACCAGGATCTGTCTCTGATTTTAATTTAAGTATTGACTTATTCACTTATTGAAAAACTAGAAGTCAGCGTATCTCTGAATGTCAGTGCTTCAAAATGAAGGCAATTCTGTAAAGTAAAAAGGTTAACAGAAATTAGAACAAAGTTGAAATTAGAAGTTTACATTGTAGTTAGCTTTTAAGAATTTACTTAATCTGTGGCAATCAAAAAACAAATCCGGGGGTgggggtctgggattgtggctcagcggtagagcgctcgcctagcacaggcgggacccgggttcgatcctcagcatcacataaaaataaaggcattgtgttatgtccatctacacctaaaataatgatttttttaaaagtaaggtgCTTTGACTCTCCATCTCAGGATCTTGCCAAATTGCAAGTTCTTatggtggtggggagggaaaATGGGGAGTTGTTTAATGAGtatagaatttcagttttgcaagatggaaaGAATTATGGAGATTGATGGTATGACTTTGTGTACATACTCGacactactgaactgtacacttaaaaatggttaagggctagggatttagctcagttagtagagtgcttccctcacatgcataagtccctgggttcaatacccagcactacaaaaaaaaaaaagagagagggctggaattgtagctcagcggtagagtgtttgcctagcatgttgagacactgggttcaatcctcagcaccgcataaaaataaataaaggtagtgtgtccatttataactaaaaaaaattttttaaatggttaagaGGGTAAGTTTTCTGTTGAGTGTATTTTGCTACAATCTGAAGAATTTCCTAAAGGGAGGAGCCATTAAGATAGATTCTCTGTTCTTGAGTAGGTCCTTGTGACTGTAAAGAGTCCAGCTGTGTCCCCATTTCACCAACATACATAATATTTGACCATGATGATAAAGAAAGCTTTCTTGTGTCAAGTGAGGGTTGAGGAGAATAGATTCTGATTCAGTTAGTTTTGGGTGGGGGctgaaattcttcatttttcacaAGTTCTCAGGAAATACTATTGCTAGAACAGAGAAGGCTCTAGATAACTGTGAAAGATAAACTCTTGGGGAGAGGCTGAAGAATGTTGGGTGTTCGATATCCTAAGTTGTTACTCCAATCCAGTCCATTTATGCTATTGCTCTTTTCACCTATCAGTCTCTTAAAATTGGAAACTTACCTTTTACACATGGCTTTTTTTCTACACATTTCCAGACAGAACTAAAATTTGGGGTCTAGGAAATAAACTACAGTAGGACAAATAAGAGAAAGGAGCTTAGATGGATAAGAATAATTTAGCAACATGCAAGTTAATTTGCAAAATCACCCTATAAGTTATTACAGAAAATAAGAGTTACTTCCTACATTATGTTTGAAAAGTATAATTGATCAAAGGAAGAATAAGGAAATTTTATGAGCCAAATCAATTACTGGGTTGATCTTTCAGCTCAGAAAATTTGTCAGATTCATACATGAAAATTCTTCTTGAGCACAAATAAAATGGGATGGGGCCACTTTATTTATGATTGTCTGAACTTCAGCAACGGGCTACAGCTACAGAGATCAGAGTCTAGCAAGTACTAATTTCTGACCCTGTTAAAATGTTCCCTCAAgctaggcatggtagcacacacatAAAATCCCAGCTGTTTGTttggctgaggcagggggattataaattcctgaacaacttagtgagaccctgtctcaaaataaaaaggactggggatgtaggctCAGAGCTAGAGAATTTGCCtgaaggtgctgggttcaatccctagtactataaataaacaaacagataaatcagactggggatatagctcagtgtttgcctagaatgtatgagccttggatttgatccccagtatcttacacacacacatacacacaaaagttCCCTCATCAAATTGAGCTTTTGGCATTTGTAATATACCTGTGCTGTTGGCAAACATGGTCCAAACACCTCCAACAGAAGTCTGTCTTCTCTCACTGCTTTTTCAAAGTCTGCAAAAGATACCTTGCCATCGTTGTCATAATCCTAGACAGGAAGATGATTTCTTGATAAGTGATATAGAGCCATTTTACATTTTGCCATGGAAAACAGCTGTTTAGACTAAAAGGTTCACCAAGTAAAGCTGTAAATTCACACTTTTGAAGACATTATTTACCTAAATCAGAAGGTACATATTATTTATGGATACCACTTAATTTTATTCCTATTATTCTAATAGGCATATCCAAGTCACCTTAGCAATATAAAATTTAGCCTTATCCTTAAAATTACACTTGAATtggggaaataagaaaaaatagaagaattctATTATTTTACTCCTTTTGTGATGAAATAGGTGAAGCAGAGCAGATTTTtcaagcttaatttttttttgtagcactTGTTCCTCAAAAGATCTCTTAGTTGGGAGCCTATTGGGTAAAAAGGATAGAAGTAAAGTTGCTTTGTTATGGATCAGGTCACCAGGAGTTACAGCAGTAGCTGCTCAGGATAGACTGGAGTCATGAGATGAAGCCTGCAGATCACTGCTGGGTTTAAGGATGGTTGAAATCTGGATAGGTAGAGGAGCCACCTGAATTGACAGCAGGGTATAAGTCAGTAAAGCTTTCATGACAAGGCTTAGGATATATTACTATATTGTGCAGGTAGGGAAAATAAGGAGAACTTGTGTGTAGATTATGGATGCCTTTAACTGATTAATTGAGTTGGGTCAGATGAGATGAGTCCTTGTTTTTTCACTTCTGGGCATGACTTCATCAGGGTTGCTGagagtttttagttgtagatgaacacaatacctttatttcatttatttatttttatgtgctgctgagggtcaaacccagtgcctcacacatgtgaggcaagtgctctacaactgagctacaattccagcctgGAGTCTTAATCTAGAGAAAAATTTGAAtacattgtcaaaaaaaaaaaaaagtttattgcaAAAACACTTCCTTGGAAAAAAGAAGGGGatgggtggtgctggggaagcTACTGTCTCTGAAGAAGTAATCTACACTCAGCCCTTGCAGCAGATTCAGAGTATTTCTGAAAGAAGAGGATACTCTGAAGTTTGCCTTAATGGAATCCTTGGTTGCTTTCCTGAGTTTCAGAGTAATGTCAGTGGCATGGGCCAGTGCTGCCTTGGATTCACAAAACCTTACTGTATCCAGTTTAGGGTGACAGTAAGAAAAGCGTAGAAGTCAGTATGTCCATAGAAAAGAGCTACTATTGGTTTTAGTGAAAGATAAATTTTGTACAAGGTTTTCTAATGTGACATTAGGTAAACCTTTTTATACTTCAGTTTTTGTCATCTGCAAATGGAGATAGGATTATTTTGAGGATAAAATGAATCAATACATTAAAGTTCTCTGGAGAGTCTGGCATATATAGCAGGTATTCtgtaaaggtcaaatatttttatttttgttattttgttgtaaTGAATACTTCGATGGATTGTAGGGGAGAGGtcatgaagacaaaataaagtgGACCCAATTTTACATGAACTGAATCTGGCCTCCCCCTAAATTAATGAGGTTTTactaatagtaaaatattttaaggaataaaGTTCATatttatgggctgggattgtagctcagtggttgagtgcttgctgcgcatgcgtgaagcactgggtttgatcctcagcaccacataaaaaataaataaataaaacaaagtgtgGGAGGCCAAACTAGCACGTGACCGCATTTGTCTCCTCTTCTAATTGGTTTGGCATCTCGGTTACTCTGTGATCTGGTTGCCTACGTAAGCCAGACAGTAGCCCCGATCTTAAAGGTCCAGTTACTGTGTCTCATTCATGAGCGTGCCTTCCTACATCCCCATGgcgtggagctatgctcacctgttcctttataATATTACCCCTTGTCCTGTTTGGGTtggaatgttccatggaaacgccctttttccccttctcttactctgcccttgggtgtggcccttcctagatgtcagtcaacctgccgacagtggacatcatgaagatagactcagccctcTGAAATCTGACCCCTTgtctcatttgaatagcttctcctcaataaaaggggtcagcacatactcgctctctctttctgcggacccttaaggtcagaggagccatcacagcacaccccgccccacaaaaaaaaagtatttctgtctcttgtgtggttatttcacgcAGCCCAGTTCTCctcctgga
This genomic interval from Marmota flaviventris isolate mMarFla1 chromosome 1, mMarFla1.hap1, whole genome shotgun sequence contains the following:
- the Rbm48 gene encoding RNA-binding protein 48 isoform X1 codes for the protein MASSDGKLGSLFDHHVQRVVCDTRAKYREGRRPRAVKVYTINLESRYLLIQGVPAVGAMKELVERLALYGAIEEYNALDEYPAEDFTEVYLIKFMNLQSARIAKRKMDEQSFFGGLLHVCYAPEFETVEETRKKLEERKAYIARTTKNKEYYLTKKKLVPEHKNTRDFRQDLNSDMSGFCAAASNASNGNSNPCLPYSCELPLCYFASNCTCSSGEHVNKASNFYKDGRNHNETVKHCNHSDSLQNMNTFKNSVPYSGTQKALIPPSGSIDRFMPRTTKLQERKRRREDDRKLGTFLETNSNEVMIGPKLPDIPKVDLQDDSLNTTANLIRNKLKEVISSVPKPPEDKLEDVPASRPLKQRRRI
- the Rbm48 gene encoding RNA-binding protein 48 isoform X2, which codes for MDEQSFFGGLLHVCYAPEFETVEETRKKLEERKAYIARTTKNKEYYLTKKKLVPEHKNTRDFRQDLNSDMSGFCAAASNASNGNSNPCLPYSCELPLCYFASNCTCSSGEHVNKASNFYKDGRNHNETVKHCNHSDSLQNMNTFKNSVPYSGTQKALIPPSGSIDRFMPRTTKLQERKRRREDDRKLGTFLETNSNEVMIGPKLPDIPKVDLQDDSLNTTANLIRNKLKEVISSVPKPPEDKLEDVPASRPLKQRRRI